From Candidatus Pedobacter colombiensis, one genomic window encodes:
- a CDS encoding copper-translocating P-type ATPase, producing MEHQHLNHIKMGHNGHKHNGYHKNDHVVRPLSLKSSGKFICPMHPEIIRDQPGSCPICGMDLIPIGVNTEEEDKAYDNLLFKFKLAVVFTIPIFLIAMLEMIPHNPMLDIINLKSWNWVQFVLSLPVVFYATWMFFERAWQSVVTWNLNMFTLIGIGAGVAWLFSVIALLFPGIFPEQFKTHHGTVYVYFEAATVILTLVLLGQLLEARAHSRTNSAIKELLKLAPNEATKIVGGKEVTVAIDDIQKGDLLRVKPGEKIPVDGRIKEGEITIDESMITGEPIPVEKTTGDQVSSGTINGNKTFIMVAEKVGAETLLSQIIEMVNSASRSKAPIQKLADRISGYFVPVVVLIAIATFMIWAVYGPDPAYVYGFVNAIAVLIIACPCALGLATPMSVMVGVGKGAQSGVLIKNAASLEKMNAIDIVVIDKTGTVTEGKPSVEQIVSVNPDFTADDVLEKIVALNSSSEHPLAQATLRYGEEKNISASAISNFEAIAGKGIMGMLGSEKLALGNKKLMEQLNVKVTSELDEQVVHAQQQGKTVSYLAVGNVAVGYVVISDKIKASSAAAIHKLQEEGLKVLMFTGDNEATAKAVSQALSLDGYKGQMLPENKLNEIKHLQVQGKKVAMAGDGINDAPALSQADIGIAMGTGTDVAIESAAITLVKGDLNGIAKARLLSQKVMANIKGNLFFALGYNVLGIPIAAGVLYPFFGILLSPMIAALAMSLSSVSVILNSLRLRGAKIV from the coding sequence ATGGAGCACCAACATCTTAACCATATAAAAATGGGGCATAATGGGCACAAACATAACGGGTACCATAAAAATGACCATGTTGTAAGGCCACTTTCATTAAAAAGTTCGGGTAAGTTTATTTGCCCGATGCACCCCGAAATCATTAGAGACCAACCCGGCTCATGCCCAATATGTGGCATGGACCTGATACCAATAGGCGTAAATACGGAAGAAGAGGACAAGGCTTACGACAACTTGCTCTTTAAATTTAAACTGGCAGTAGTTTTTACCATTCCTATTTTCCTGATCGCCATGTTGGAAATGATTCCGCACAACCCAATGCTTGATATTATAAACCTGAAATCCTGGAATTGGGTACAGTTTGTGTTATCGCTTCCAGTGGTATTTTATGCTACATGGATGTTTTTTGAACGGGCATGGCAATCTGTGGTAACCTGGAATTTAAATATGTTTACTTTAATAGGTATTGGTGCAGGCGTAGCCTGGCTTTTTAGTGTAATAGCCCTGCTTTTTCCGGGGATATTTCCTGAGCAGTTTAAAACACATCATGGTACGGTATATGTATATTTTGAAGCAGCTACAGTTATCCTTACGTTGGTTTTGCTAGGGCAGCTGTTAGAAGCCAGAGCACATAGTAGAACCAATAGTGCAATTAAAGAATTGTTGAAATTGGCACCCAATGAGGCTACAAAAATTGTGGGTGGAAAGGAGGTGACGGTAGCTATTGATGACATCCAGAAAGGAGATTTGTTGCGGGTAAAACCGGGAGAAAAGATACCCGTAGATGGACGCATTAAAGAAGGGGAGATTACCATTGATGAGTCTATGATCACCGGTGAGCCGATCCCTGTTGAAAAGACGACCGGAGATCAGGTAAGCTCAGGTACCATCAACGGGAATAAGACTTTTATAATGGTTGCCGAGAAGGTAGGTGCAGAAACCCTGCTTTCGCAAATTATTGAAATGGTTAATTCGGCCAGCCGATCCAAAGCACCTATTCAAAAACTAGCTGATCGGATTTCAGGATATTTTGTACCAGTGGTGGTATTGATCGCTATAGCTACATTTATGATTTGGGCGGTTTATGGACCTGATCCTGCTTACGTTTACGGTTTTGTAAATGCCATTGCTGTATTGATTATTGCCTGTCCTTGTGCATTGGGATTGGCCACACCAATGTCGGTAATGGTGGGGGTAGGGAAAGGGGCTCAGTCGGGAGTGCTCATTAAAAATGCAGCGTCTCTCGAAAAAATGAATGCCATAGATATTGTGGTAATTGATAAAACTGGAACGGTTACAGAAGGAAAGCCATCTGTAGAGCAGATAGTGAGTGTTAACCCTGATTTTACCGCAGATGATGTATTGGAAAAAATAGTCGCGTTAAACAGTAGCAGTGAGCATCCATTGGCACAGGCAACACTGCGTTATGGCGAAGAAAAAAACATCAGCGCTTCTGCAATATCAAATTTTGAGGCCATTGCTGGCAAAGGTATTATGGGGATGTTGGGTAGTGAAAAGTTGGCCCTGGGGAATAAAAAGCTAATGGAACAACTGAATGTAAAGGTTACTTCCGAATTGGACGAGCAGGTAGTCCACGCTCAGCAACAAGGTAAAACGGTATCATACTTGGCAGTGGGTAATGTTGCGGTAGGTTATGTGGTGATTTCAGATAAAATTAAAGCCTCCAGCGCAGCTGCCATACATAAGTTACAGGAAGAAGGGTTGAAGGTATTGATGTTTACGGGCGATAATGAAGCCACTGCAAAAGCAGTGAGCCAGGCATTGAGCCTTGATGGATACAAAGGTCAGATGTTGCCGGAAAATAAGCTAAACGAGATAAAACACTTGCAGGTGCAAGGGAAAAAGGTAGCAATGGCAGGTGATGGTATTAATGATGCTCCGGCATTATCGCAGGCAGATATTGGTATTGCTATGGGAACTGGAACAGATGTAGCTATAGAAAGTGCGGCAATTACGCTGGTAAAAGGAGATTTGAATGGTATTGCCAAAGCCCGGTTATTGAGTCAAAAGGTAATGGCAAATATTAAAGGGAATTTATTCTTTGCACTGGGCTACAATGTGCTTGGGATTCCTATAGCTGCAGGGGTATTATATCCCTTTTTTGGCATTTTACTTTCGCCAATGATTGCAGCGTTGGCCATGAGTTTAAGTTCGGTATCTGTAATTCTGAACTCGCTGCGGCTAAGAGGAGCGAAAATAGTATGA
- a CDS encoding DUF86 domain-containing protein → MLPSNIELLNHILDEISFVLNAVKGKEKDFVINDPVLSRAIIRSLEIIGEASAKVEPDFKLEHPQVEWRKMSNTRNRLIHDYFGVDYDIVWDIITSKLPDLEQAIQAIISEN, encoded by the coding sequence ATGTTGCCATCTAATATCGAATTGCTTAACCACATACTTGACGAGATTTCTTTTGTACTGAATGCAGTTAAAGGAAAAGAAAAGGATTTCGTGATAAACGATCCGGTATTGTCAAGAGCTATTATCCGAAGCCTTGAGATTATTGGCGAAGCAAGTGCAAAAGTGGAGCCTGATTTTAAATTAGAGCATCCACAAGTGGAATGGAGAAAAATGTCGAATACCCGTAACAGGTTAATTCATGATTATTTTGGTGTTGATTATGATATTGTTTGGGATATCATAACTTCAAAGCTACCTGATCTGGAACAAGCGATTCAAGCTATTATTTCTGAGAACTAA
- a CDS encoding DUF6266 family protein, with the protein MGKLTGGIDYDMIGRLGNHVGRKRKGKNIISMRPSKSKKPGTPLQINQRIKFGMMTSWLSNLSGLIDIGFAAYDTKMTAQNAAVKYNLEHAITGTGPDYQINYRKILYSRGPLDLPIYMEVGTVIDCKIEFLWANQIVNPGNPGESNALATDKATLLVYNSTKGKFVTLKAAAPRSALKFELQLPLDFAGDSVDCWMSFVSANGKLVSNSIYITKLLVL; encoded by the coding sequence ATGGGAAAATTAACCGGAGGCATCGATTATGATATGATCGGTCGTTTAGGGAATCACGTTGGTCGCAAAAGAAAAGGAAAGAATATCATTTCTATGCGTCCTTCAAAATCCAAAAAGCCAGGTACACCGTTACAAATAAATCAGCGGATTAAGTTTGGAATGATGACCTCATGGCTGAGTAATCTTAGCGGATTAATTGATATAGGCTTTGCTGCTTACGATACAAAAATGACGGCCCAAAATGCAGCCGTTAAGTATAATTTGGAACATGCCATTACAGGAACAGGGCCAGATTATCAAATTAATTACCGAAAGATCCTTTACAGTAGGGGGCCACTCGATTTACCCATTTATATGGAAGTTGGTACAGTGATAGATTGTAAAATAGAGTTTCTCTGGGCAAATCAGATCGTAAATCCTGGCAATCCAGGCGAAAGTAATGCCCTTGCAACTGATAAAGCTACGCTGTTGGTGTATAACTCAACCAAAGGTAAGTTTGTTACGTTGAAGGCGGCAGCCCCCAGATCTGCACTAAAATTTGAGTTGCAATTGCCTTTAGACTTTGCCGGGGATAGCGTTGATTGCTGGATGAGTTTCGTTTCGGCTAATGGTAAGCTGGTTAGTAACAGCATTTATATTACGAAACTTTTGGTTCTTTAA
- the mgtE gene encoding magnesium transporter — protein sequence MEEEVVEEVVKLLEQSDDAQLKVYLDGLNISDVEHLIDELPQYAVKFIDILSIKRAVNVFRILDFPTQEKIIKKLPGNKLAELINLMPPDDRTALFSELKGDAVKKLIILLPAKDRVEALSLLGYEEDSVGRLMTPDYVAVKKDWTVSRVLSHIRRYGKNSETIDVVYVIDKDGILLDDIRIREVLLADPDAKIGDLTDHRLISLNVSDPQEEAINVFRMNNRVALPVVDDNNVLLGIVTVDDILWIANEEYTEDMHKIGGTQALDEPYLDMPIFGLFRRRIGWLVVLFLGEMLTATAMAHFEADIAKAVILAMFVPLIISSGGNSGSQASTLIIQAMALGEITIGDWWRVMRREIISGLMLGIVLGSIGFLRIFVWTFFTDMYGPHWMLVGVTVGVALVGVVLWGSLAGSMLPLLLKKLGADPATSSAPFVATLVDVTGLIIYFSVAVLFLTGVLL from the coding sequence ATGGAAGAGGAAGTTGTTGAAGAGGTTGTTAAACTGTTAGAACAGAGTGACGATGCACAATTAAAAGTTTATCTGGATGGTCTTAACATTTCGGATGTTGAGCATTTGATAGATGAACTCCCCCAGTATGCAGTGAAATTTATCGATATCCTGTCTATAAAAAGGGCAGTAAATGTTTTCAGAATTCTTGATTTTCCTACGCAGGAAAAGATCATTAAAAAACTTCCGGGAAATAAACTGGCCGAGCTGATTAATTTGATGCCACCGGATGATCGTACTGCTTTGTTTAGTGAGCTGAAAGGTGATGCTGTAAAAAAACTGATTATCCTGTTGCCTGCAAAGGATAGGGTCGAGGCGCTTTCGCTGTTAGGATACGAAGAGGATAGTGTGGGTAGGTTGATGACCCCGGATTATGTAGCCGTTAAAAAGGACTGGACAGTTAGCCGGGTATTATCGCACATCAGGCGCTATGGCAAAAACTCCGAAACCATTGATGTGGTTTATGTGATTGATAAAGACGGCATACTACTGGATGATATACGGATAAGGGAAGTTTTACTCGCAGATCCTGATGCTAAAATCGGTGACTTAACAGACCATCGTCTGATTTCGTTGAATGTAAGCGACCCACAAGAGGAAGCAATCAATGTGTTTAGGATGAACAACAGGGTAGCTTTACCGGTGGTTGATGATAATAACGTTTTGCTCGGTATTGTAACAGTTGATGATATCCTTTGGATTGCTAATGAAGAGTATACCGAGGATATGCACAAAATTGGGGGTACCCAGGCGCTGGACGAACCTTACCTGGATATGCCAATTTTTGGTCTGTTTAGAAGAAGGATTGGCTGGTTAGTGGTCCTGTTTCTGGGCGAAATGCTTACGGCTACGGCAATGGCCCATTTTGAAGCCGATATTGCCAAAGCTGTTATCCTGGCTATGTTTGTGCCGTTAATTATATCAAGTGGTGGTAATAGCGGATCACAAGCCTCAACGCTGATTATACAGGCGATGGCGCTGGGAGAGATTACGATTGGTGATTGGTGGCGCGTAATGCGAAGGGAAATCATTTCCGGACTGATGTTGGGTATTGTACTGGGTTCTATAGGCTTTTTAAGGATATTTGTGTGGACCTTTTTTACCGATATGTATGGACCGCATTGGATGCTGGTTGGAGTAACGGTAGGTGTAGCGCTTGTGGGGGTAGTTTTATGGGGATCTCTTGCAGGATCTATGTTGCCCTTATTGCTTAAAAAACTAGGTGCCGACCCTGCAACGTCTTCTGCCCCTTTTGTAGCAACGCTGGTAGATGTAACCGGTTTAATCATTTACTTCTCTGTAGCAGTGTTGTTTTTAACAGGGGTCTTGCTGTAA
- a CDS encoding peptidoglycan-binding protein — protein sequence MGTAKICTMLVCFVFICRSWNVDSSAVKDYERIIAIAQKEVGVKELTGNNDGERVEEYLRAVGLKKGQPYCSAFVSWVFEQAGYRAPRTGWSPALFPGSRIVKDAKPAAVFGIYFSSLKRIAHVGLVESVRSDWITCLEANTNIAGSREGEGVFRRIRHKRTISRFADWIKQNN from the coding sequence ATGGGAACAGCTAAAATTTGCACTATGCTTGTTTGCTTTGTTTTTATTTGCAGGAGTTGGAATGTTGATAGCAGTGCTGTAAAGGACTATGAACGTATTATCGCTATAGCGCAAAAGGAGGTAGGTGTAAAGGAGCTGACCGGTAATAACGATGGAGAAAGAGTAGAGGAGTACCTCAGAGCTGTAGGTTTAAAAAAAGGGCAACCATATTGTAGTGCTTTTGTGAGTTGGGTTTTTGAGCAGGCTGGTTATAGAGCTCCACGTACGGGATGGTCGCCTGCGCTTTTTCCAGGGTCAAGGATCGTAAAAGATGCAAAGCCGGCAGCAGTTTTTGGGATATACTTTAGTTCATTAAAGCGGATTGCTCACGTAGGATTGGTAGAGTCTGTTAGAAGCGATTGGATCACTTGTCTGGAGGCAAATACAAATATTGCAGGTAGTAGGGAAGGAGAAGGTGTTTTTCGCCGGATAAGGCATAAAAGAACCATATCTCGCTTCGCAGATTGGATAAAACAAAATAATTAA
- a CDS encoding nucleotidyltransferase family protein has product MLKANGQKLRSYGVSNLSVFGSFITGKYNADSDVDFLVDFDPEQKSYDNFMDLSFFLEDLLGRKVEIVTPQSLSKYIGPYILKEAEHVAI; this is encoded by the coding sequence TTGCTTAAGGCTAACGGCCAGAAGTTGAGGTCGTATGGTGTTTCTAATCTTAGTGTTTTTGGCTCGTTTATTACTGGTAAATACAATGCAGATAGCGATGTCGATTTTTTAGTGGACTTTGATCCAGAGCAAAAAAGTTATGATAATTTCATGGACTTATCTTTCTTTTTAGAAGATTTGCTTGGTAGGAAAGTGGAGATTGTTACACCGCAGTCATTAAGCAAATATATTGGGCCATATATTTTAAAAGAGGCTGAACATGTTGCCATCTAA
- a CDS encoding WG repeat-containing protein has protein sequence MRNKLFYWSLLFLITFQGYSQQKISGRFKPFAKLFIATDTNILVKPSVNGKFAFMIKSKDLKHSKTSRVGFIDSAGRVIVEPKYINCSNFDDGYALVQDTSYNIGVIDTNGKTVIKMIYANISRCKNGLLMILKDGKFGLIKINGTVVLEPNKYDSFSNDERRYVKCMVLPNPYFWELLDFDRNEIHFDEYLGVRYGGKWAVIDKNGIEIISTKYEGIGTFENGVATAEIGKKYGVIDAKGNLLVTAKYEFVMLTPYNFVKVLAKNKLGIVSLQNKTLVPPKYSSISPYDENHFLVEDDKGLGVVDSKNKTIIPIKDQQIKRFGIGYMISPNFEGGWAFFDEKGKQKTAYLRGWFDSPVWYKDYAHGFMIYNEKEKKNKSYKELLVYNNFTPQARIFGYQRAGKWGLLDTTGVEITKPLYDKLEFQFFKKNANSDANNLIKAMVNKKWGLIDRNGNKMLDFEYDELSNRYSGLSLAKKNGKYGLLSKDIKLITPIKYDEITLQDGDFRIEKFILVRINKKTGLINSKGNEIIPVKYDYVNSFFLNGFSVVGIGKKMGLFDLNGKMVFPVIYDSITVNEDGFHTVLKDGFWGVINRSHDVILPIVYGQVLRIYDQNSLRDAALTTKRAKYCVNYNGKEGLLDSTGKIVVPFLYDTIIRIADNSIIASKGGYVGVIDWEGNIIVPFIYLTIEDLGRFYKVCINGKYGSIDKNGKHIIKPVYDQMDYLYGGFLVVTKDDKQGVFNIKGEEIVKPIYDSCKPCGKTNIIVHKSEKAGLLDDKGALIYPCIYKEIECVNGTIVIKKFEEIKTGNRK, from the coding sequence ATGAGAAATAAGCTATTTTATTGGTCATTATTATTCTTAATAACCTTTCAAGGGTATTCACAGCAAAAAATTAGTGGAAGATTTAAACCATTCGCTAAACTTTTCATTGCAACAGATACGAACATTTTGGTTAAACCTTCTGTAAATGGAAAGTTTGCTTTTATGATCAAGAGCAAAGATTTAAAGCATAGCAAAACAAGTAGGGTTGGGTTTATCGATTCTGCCGGGAGGGTGATTGTTGAACCAAAATATATCAACTGCAGTAATTTTGACGATGGTTATGCATTGGTACAAGACACTTCCTACAATATTGGCGTAATTGATACCAACGGAAAAACTGTCATTAAAATGATTTATGCAAACATTAGTAGGTGTAAGAATGGTTTGCTCATGATTCTCAAAGACGGAAAATTCGGTCTTATAAAGATCAATGGAACAGTTGTTTTAGAACCCAATAAATACGATAGTTTTTCGAATGACGAGAGAAGATATGTTAAATGCATGGTTCTACCTAATCCTTATTTCTGGGAGCTATTAGACTTTGATAGAAATGAAATCCATTTCGATGAGTATTTAGGCGTACGATATGGAGGTAAATGGGCTGTTATCGATAAAAATGGTATAGAAATAATTTCAACAAAATATGAGGGAATAGGCACTTTTGAAAACGGGGTTGCTACAGCGGAGATTGGAAAGAAATATGGCGTAATAGATGCAAAAGGAAACCTGTTGGTTACTGCCAAGTATGAATTTGTTATGCTTACCCCCTACAATTTTGTGAAGGTGTTGGCTAAGAATAAATTAGGGATAGTTTCGCTGCAGAATAAAACCTTAGTGCCACCAAAATATAGCAGTATCTCACCTTATGATGAAAATCATTTTCTTGTAGAAGACGATAAGGGACTCGGAGTTGTCGATTCAAAGAACAAAACAATAATTCCCATAAAGGATCAACAGATTAAAAGATTTGGGATTGGATATATGATATCTCCCAATTTCGAGGGGGGCTGGGCATTTTTTGATGAAAAGGGAAAACAAAAAACGGCTTATCTGAGAGGATGGTTCGACAGTCCGGTTTGGTATAAAGATTATGCGCATGGCTTCATGATTTACAACGAAAAAGAGAAAAAAAACAAAAGCTATAAAGAGTTATTAGTGTATAACAACTTTACACCACAAGCGAGGATATTTGGTTATCAGAGAGCGGGGAAATGGGGATTACTAGATACTACTGGGGTAGAAATTACAAAACCACTATATGATAAGCTTGAGTTTCAATTTTTCAAGAAAAATGCTAACTCAGATGCAAACAATTTGATTAAGGCGATGGTGAACAAAAAATGGGGACTTATTGATAGAAACGGCAACAAAATGCTAGATTTTGAATATGATGAGCTATCTAATCGATATTCAGGACTTAGCCTTGCTAAAAAAAACGGCAAATATGGATTGCTCAGTAAAGATATTAAACTGATTACGCCCATCAAGTATGATGAAATTACGCTACAAGATGGAGATTTTCGAATTGAAAAGTTCATTCTGGTACGAATTAATAAAAAGACTGGACTAATCAATAGCAAAGGGAATGAAATTATTCCAGTCAAATACGACTATGTTAATAGTTTTTTTTTAAATGGGTTTAGTGTAGTTGGTATTGGAAAAAAAATGGGGCTTTTTGATCTCAATGGAAAAATGGTTTTTCCTGTAATTTATGATAGCATTACTGTAAACGAGGATGGTTTTCACACCGTGCTAAAAGATGGTTTTTGGGGTGTGATCAATAGATCACATGACGTTATCTTACCAATAGTTTATGGTCAGGTTTTACGGATTTACGATCAAAATTCATTGAGAGATGCAGCATTGACGACTAAAAGAGCAAAGTATTGTGTAAATTATAATGGGAAGGAAGGTTTGTTAGATTCTACTGGCAAAATCGTTGTTCCGTTCTTGTATGACACCATAATACGAATAGCAGATAATTCCATCATTGCTTCAAAAGGCGGGTATGTAGGCGTGATAGATTGGGAAGGGAATATAATCGTCCCTTTTATATATTTAACTATCGAGGATCTTGGTAGATTTTACAAAGTATGTATCAATGGAAAATACGGAAGTATCGATAAGAACGGTAAACACATAATCAAGCCTGTTTATGATCAGATGGATTACCTTTATGGCGGTTTTTTAGTGGTTACAAAAGATGATAAACAAGGAGTCTTCAATATAAAAGGCGAAGAAATCGTTAAACCTATTTATGATTCTTGCAAACCTTGTGGTAAAACAAATATTATCGTTCACAAAAGTGAAAAAGCCGGACTTTTGGATGATAAAGGAGCGTTGATCTATCCATGTATTTATAAAGAAATCGAATGTGTAAATGGAACAATTGTAATTAAGAAGTTTGAGGAAATAAAAACAGGAAATCGTAAATAG